One genomic window of Quercus lobata isolate SW786 chromosome 9, ValleyOak3.0 Primary Assembly, whole genome shotgun sequence includes the following:
- the LOC115958872 gene encoding glycine-rich RNA-binding protein RZ1C-like isoform X1: MCHPRPYGGSSSAEMVVGFASADDCAVKPLTSSAAKWGKRLFIGSILIEATVDNVQLYFSQFGYVLDVYLAKDERKMCHRGSGFVTLSDEISAEYTSQKIHRILGQTCQ; encoded by the exons ATGTGTCATCCTCGCCCCTACGGTGGCTCTAGTTCAGCAG AAATGGTGGTTGGTTTTGCTTCTGCTGATGACTGTGCTGTTAAGCCTTTGACAAGTTCAGCTGCTAAGTGGGGAAAGAGGCTTTTCATAGGAAGTATTCTGATTGAAGCTACTGTTGATAATGTGCAGTTGTATTTCAGTCAGTTTGGCTATGTTTTGGATGTGTATCTTGCCAAG gatgaaagaaaaatgtgtCATAGGGGGTCCGGTTTTGTGACATTGTCTGATGAAATTTCAGCTGAGTACACTTCTCAAAAAATACATAGGATACTTGGGCAGACGTGTCAGTAG
- the LOC115958872 gene encoding RNA-binding protein Musashi homolog 1-like isoform X2 has translation MEMVVGFASADDCAVKPLTSSAAKWGKRLFIGSILIEATVDNVQLYFSQFGYVLDVYLAKDERKMCHRGSGFVTLSDEISAEYTSQKIHRILGQTCQ, from the exons ATGG AAATGGTGGTTGGTTTTGCTTCTGCTGATGACTGTGCTGTTAAGCCTTTGACAAGTTCAGCTGCTAAGTGGGGAAAGAGGCTTTTCATAGGAAGTATTCTGATTGAAGCTACTGTTGATAATGTGCAGTTGTATTTCAGTCAGTTTGGCTATGTTTTGGATGTGTATCTTGCCAAG gatgaaagaaaaatgtgtCATAGGGGGTCCGGTTTTGTGACATTGTCTGATGAAATTTCAGCTGAGTACACTTCTCAAAAAATACATAGGATACTTGGGCAGACGTGTCAGTAG
- the LOC115961987 gene encoding TMV resistance protein N-like, which translates to MATQATSSSPSSTSSSSSSFSSCPPWKYHVFLSFCGVDTRMNFTDHLYTALKQKGIITFRDDEKLERGKYISQELLKAIEESKYAIIVLSTNYASSRWCLIELEKIVKCKKETGLTVLPVFYHVDPSDVRNQNGILAEAFAKHEKDIRINTEDVQAWKAALKDVGAISGWHLHDRHESIIIQEIIGRIFSELNCKLPCVYEDLVGMDSRVKEMLDSYIGEGLGGVRFVGICGMGGMGKTTLAREIDRRISGNFEARSFIANIREKTKNQGLVSLQEQLLSMILMESKINVWDVCVGIKVIKNTLCNKKVFIILDDVDGDEQLEALAGKHDWFGPGSRIIVTSRNSHLLKGWGVDHIYRAKELNNDDALQLFSWKAFHKPHPEEKYVNLSKNFVNYAKGLPLALKVLGSSLFGKSLNEWESALYKLKEEPNRDILDILQISFDRLTNLQKGLFLDIACFFKGENKDCIRDILESFYYSLYYDIGVLEDKSLITIDGHGTLCMHDLLQDMGQEIVRRESPKEPGGRSRLWIYDDVIHVLKNNTGTEVVEGIMLNMPIQEVEHLSAKVFSKMKILRLLIIGHKKLRKDFINGTVQLPKVLTRGNEHLPKVLIRGNVQLPKDLSYLSDELRIIEWYGYPFKSMPTSFHPNKLVELRMHCSCIIHLWKGIVILDALKLMDLSDSQYLIEMPDLSGAPKLKQLILRHCTGLYKIHASLGDLKQLIRLDLNGCKCLEILPHKISLEALEIFDLGGCSRLKKFPEIVGNMSRLSKLCLSGTAIKDLPLSVEHLTGLIELDLRDCKNLSSLSNACCCLMSLKILTLSGCSKLDKLPENLGNIEGLEELDVSGTAITGLPLSVGHLKNLKVLSLRGCVGLSSKSSNKLLSFPLMQRKRSPDPMGMLECSLQGLWSLTELDLSYCNIRTIADVLGSLSSLKELNLNGNNFVCLPESIIQLRNLRLLFLCNCPQLQMLPKLPLNMDIINVHGCNSLETLSLGPDYDFWPNIMRLDNCVKLIYNLGNSSDLLSTILRHYIIKGCSGSSPYTLLTIPGSEIPNWFRHQNVWASVNLQVPSHLLLSSKFMGIAVCAVFIFRQHHIRNLKMLYCSVIANGSRPLDVALG; encoded by the exons ATGGCCACTCAAGCAACTTCCTCCTCCCCCTCTTcaacttcttcatcatcttcttctttttcttcttgccCTCCATGGAAATACCATGTGTTCCTTAGTTTTTGCGGTGTTGACACCCGAATGAATTTCACAGATCATCTTTATACTGCTTTGAAACAAAAGGGTATTATCACTTTCCGGGATGATGAAAAACTTGAGCGAGGAAAATATATTTCTCAAGAGCTCTTAAAAGCAATAGAAGAGTCCAAGTATGCTATCATTGTTCTCTCAACAAACTATGCTTCTTCAAGGTGGTGCTTAATTGAACtagaaaaaattgttaaatgcAAGAAGGAGACTGGATTGACAGTTTTGCCTGTCTTTTATCATGTGGATCCCTCTGATGTAAGGAACCAGAATGGCATTCTTGCTGAAGCCTTTGCTAAACATGAGAAAGATATCAGGATTAACACAGAAGATGTGCAAGCGTGGAAAGCTGCTTTGAAAGACGTGGGTGCTATATCTGGATGGCATTTGCATGATAG GCATGAATCAATAATTATACAAGAAATCATTGGAAGGATATTTAGTGAGTTGAATTGCAAACTCCCATGTGTTTATGAGGACCTTGTTGGAATGGATTCCCGTGTGAAGGAAATGTTGGATTCATACATAGGTGAAGGGTTGGGTGGTGTTCGCTTTGTTGGGATATGCGGGATGGGTGGAATGGGCAAAACAACCCTTGCACGTGAAATTGATAGAAGAATTTCTGGTAACTTTGAAGCTAGAAGCTTTATTGCTAATATtagagaaaaaactaaaaatcaaggTCTAGTTTCTTTACAAGAACAACTTCTTTCTATGATCCTCATGGAAAGTAAAATAAATGTATGGGATGTTTGTGTGGGAATCAAGGTTATAAAGAATACACTatgtaataaaaaagtttttattattcttgatgatgtggatgGAGATGAGCAATTAGAAGCATTGGCAGGGAAGCACGATTGGTTTGGTCCTGGAAGTAGAATCATTGTAACAAGCAGAAATAGCCATTTATTGAAAGGATGGGGTGTGGATCACATATATAGAGCCAAGGAattgaataatgatgatgcTTTGCAGCTTTTTAGTTGGAAAGCTTTTCATAAACCTCATCCTGAAGAAAAGTATGTGAATTTGTCTAAGAACTTTGTGAATTATGCTAAAGGCCTTCCTTTAGCTCTTAAAGTTTTAGGTTCTTCATTGTTTGGTAAAAGCTTGAATGAATGGGAAAGTGCCCtgtataaactaaaagaagaacctaATAGAGACATTTTGGATATACTTCAAATAAGTTTTGATAGGCTTACAAATTTGCAGAAAGGATTGTTTCtagatattgcatgttttttcaAAGGAGAGAACAAAGATTGCATAAGAGATATATTGGAaagtttttattattctctATACTACGATATTGGTGTTCTTGAGGACAAATCTCTCATAACTATTGATGGTCATGGAACTTTGTGTATGCATGATTTGCTACAAGATATGGGTCAAGAAATTGTTCGTCGTGAATCTCCTAAAGAACCTGGTGGACGTAGTAGGTTGTGGATTTATGATGATGTCATTCACGTGTTGAAGAACAATACT GGAACAGAGGTAGTTGAAGGCATAATGCTAAACATGCCCATTCAAGAAGTGGAACACTTGAGTGCTAAAGTCTTCtcaaagatgaaaattttgagattgCTTATAATTGGTCATAAGAAACTTCGAAAAGACTTCATAAATGGTACTGTGCAACTTCCAAAAGTCCTCACTAGAGGTAATGAGCATCTTCCAAAAGTCCTCATTAGAGGTAATGTGCAACTTCCAAAAGATCTTAGTTATCTTTCTGATGAGTTACGAATTATAGAATGGTATGGATATCCTTTTAAATCCATGCCAACTAGTTTTCATCCAAACAAACTTGTTGAACTAAGAATGCATTGCAGTTGCATCATACATTTGTGGAAAGGAATTGTG ATTTTAGATGCGTTAAAACTTATGGATCTAAGTGACTCGCAATACTTGATTGAGATGCCAGACCTTAGTGGAGCCCCGAAGCTTAAGCAATTGATTCTTCGACATTGTACAGGACTATATAAGATTCATGCATCTCTTGGAGATCTCAAACAGCTTATTCGATTGGATCTGAATGGTTGCAAATGTCTCGAAATCCTTCCTCACAAGATCAGCTTGGAAGCACTTGAAATTTTCGATCTTGGTGGTTGTTCAAGGCTGAAGAAGTTTCCAGAAATTGTAGGAAATATGTCACGTTTGTCGAAACTTTGTTTGAGTGGGACAGCTATAAAAGATCTACCATTATCAGTGGAGCATTTAACTGGTCTTATTGAATTAGATCTAAGAGACTGTAAAAACCTTTCAAGTCTTTCGAATGCATGTTGTTGTTTGATGTCTCTAAAAATTCTCACTTTATCTGGCTGCTCAAAACTTGATAAATTACCAGAGAATTTGGGTAATATCGAAGGCCTAGAAGAGCTAGATGTGAGTGGAACTGCTATAACAGGGCTTCCTTTATCTGTTGGTCACTTGAAAAATCTCAAAGTACTATCTCTCCGTGGATGTGTGGGTCTATCATCTAAATCATCCAATAAGCTCCTGAGTTTTCCTTTAATGCAACGAAAAAGAAGTCCTGATCCCATGGGCATGTTAGAGTGTTCTTTACAAGGCTTATGGTCTTTGACGGAACTGgatttaagttattgcaatatTCGAACGATTGCTGATGTTCTTGGGTCTTTGTCATCTTTAAAAGAACTAAATCTAAATGGAAACAATTTTGTTTGCCTTCCTGAAAGTATCATTCAACTACGTAATTTGCGTCTCCTTTTTTTGTGTAATTGCCCTCAACTTCAAATGTTGCCCAAGCTTCCATTAAATATGGATATTATCAATGTACATGGGTGTAACTCACTGGAAACATTATCATTAGGTCCAGATTATGATTTTTGGCCGAATATAATGCGTCTTGATAATTGTGTCAAATTGATTTATAATCTAGGCAATTCAAGTGACCTGCTATCAACAATTCTAAGACATTATATCATTAAG GGATGCTCTGGCTCGTCTCCGTACACATTACTCACAATTCCTGGAAGTGAAATTCCGAATTGGTTTAGGCACCAAAATGTGTGGGCTTCAGTGAATCTGCAAGTGCCTTCACATTTATTATTAAGTAGCAAATTTATGGGAATTGCAGTGTGCGCTGTTTTTATATTCCGCCAACATCATATTCGAAACCTGAAGATGCTTTATTGTTCCGTTATAGCCAACGGAAGTCGACCTTTAGATGTGGCCCTTGGG
- the LOC115958871 gene encoding TMV resistance protein N-like: MALLPSSSSSSSSSKRWKFDVFLSFRGEDIRKTFTNHLYIGLKQKGISVFRDDEKLKQGTFIALELLKAIEESRFAVVILSRDYTSSKWCLIELTKIVECMEITGLVVLPVFHYVDPSDVRNRKGTFGEAFSKHEESFKDNIGYVQTWKAALTKVANLGGWDLKDKNEFLWNYATYS; this comes from the coding sequence ATGGCTCTTCTtccatcatcttcatcttcttcttcttcttctaagagATGGAAATTTGATGTATTTCTCAGTTTTAGAGGTGAGGATATCCGCAAAACATTTACAAACCATCTATATATTGGTTTGAAACAAAAAGGAATATCTGTTTTTAGGGACGATGAAAAACTCAAGCAAGGAACATTCATTGCCCTAGAACTCTtgaaagcaatagaagaatcGAGGTTTGCGGTCGTTATTCTATCAAGAGACTACACTTCTTCAAAGTGGTGCTTgattgaattaacaaagatcgTTGAGTGCATGGAAATAACGGGATTGGTAGTTCTACCTGTTTTTCACTATGTAGATCCTAGTGATGTGCGGAATCGTAAGGGCACATTTGGAGAAGCCTTTTCTAAACATGAAGAGAGTTTCAAGGATAACATAGGATATGTACAAACGTGGAAAGCTGCTTTGACAAAAGTTGCTAATCTTGGTGGATGGGATTTAAAGGATAAGAACGAATTTCTTTGGAATTATGCTACTtatagttaa